The following coding sequences are from one Candidatus Atribacteria bacterium ADurb.Bin276 window:
- the mntP gene encoding putative manganese efflux pump MntP — MFEILVIAFGLGLDAFSLAVAFGMCQKVCTFNTRFRLSLSFGLFQFFMPLAGFYAGLRVARFTESIDHWIVFAVLSFVGGKMIYEALSKDDNETMVDISRGIPLLIASIATSIDALAVGFSFALLKDGILLPAIVIGIVASIMTFVGVTFGHRVGRKYISKPEVVGGIAIVIIGFKTLLEHFIN; from the coding sequence GTGTTTGAAATATTGGTAATTGCTTTTGGACTTGGCCTAGATGCATTTTCGTTGGCGGTAGCTTTTGGAATGTGTCAGAAAGTATGTACCTTCAATACAAGATTTCGTTTATCTCTGTCTTTTGGTCTCTTCCAGTTTTTTATGCCTCTGGCTGGTTTTTATGCGGGGCTTAGAGTGGCCCGATTTACTGAATCTATTGATCATTGGATTGTTTTTGCGGTATTGAGCTTTGTTGGTGGAAAAATGATTTATGAAGCTCTGAGCAAGGACGATAATGAAACTATGGTTGATATTAGCCGGGGGATCCCCTTGCTGATAGCTTCGATTGCTACCAGTATTGATGCCTTAGCTGTCGGTTTTTCTTTCGCATTGCTAAAGGATGGGATTCTTTTACCCGCGATTGTTATCGGTATAGTTGCTTCAATAATGACATTTGTGGGAGTAACCTTTGGCCATCGAGTGGGAAGAAAATATATTTCGAAACCAGAAGTTGTTGGTGGAATAGCAATCGTAATAATTGGGTTTAAAACTCTTTTGGAACACTTTATTAACTGA
- a CDS encoding molybdenum cofactor biosynthesis protein A gives MKEKCIFGPVQSRRLGMSLGINLTPYKTCSLDCAYCECGKTTDLTIIRKDYILIEQVQKTLKRYSGSSLFRSKPPSCVTFAGFGEPTLHSGFGSIAQFAKRTFPDQHLVLITNGTLFPSHPELFQEVQPIDIILPSLDAGSEEIFKKIDRPHPSITLASLVDGLIQLRENYHGQIWLEVFIVEGINDSESELYLMRDAISRISPDRVQLNSLDRNPAEDWVNSTSPQRLIAIAEFLGAELLSKNSINIQVDALV, from the coding sequence ATGAAAGAAAAATGCATTTTTGGTCCTGTTCAATCAAGACGTTTAGGTATGTCACTTGGTATAAATTTAACTCCCTATAAAACTTGCAGTCTCGATTGTGCTTATTGTGAGTGTGGGAAGACCACTGATTTAACCATAATTCGTAAGGATTATATACTTATTGAACAGGTACAGAAAACTTTAAAAAGATATTCGGGAAGTTCACTGTTTCGATCGAAACCTCCAAGCTGTGTCACTTTCGCCGGATTTGGTGAGCCAACCCTTCATTCTGGATTTGGATCAATCGCTCAATTTGCAAAAAGAACCTTTCCTGATCAACACCTGGTTCTCATTACTAATGGAACACTTTTCCCTTCTCACCCCGAGCTTTTTCAAGAAGTTCAACCGATAGACATCATTCTTCCTTCGTTGGACGCTGGAAGCGAAGAGATTTTTAAAAAGATTGATCGACCTCATCCCTCAATAACTTTAGCTTCTTTAGTCGATGGATTAATCCAATTGCGAGAAAACTATCACGGACAAATATGGTTGGAGGTATTCATTGTTGAAGGAATCAATGATAGCGAATCCGAGCTCTACCTTATGCGAGATGCCATAAGCCGCATTTCACCCGACCGTGTTCAATTGAATTCATTGGACCGGAATCCTGCCGAAGATTGGGTCAATTCAACCTCTCCCCAGCGATTAATTGCCATCGCTGAGTTCTTAGGAGCCGAACTCCTCTCGAAAAATTCCATTAATATTCAAGTCGACGCCTTGGTGTAG
- the yfhQ gene encoding putative A/G-specific adenine glycosylase YfhQ, whose amino-acid sequence METSLLHHQISLPLVNWFDTHQRKLPWREEYSPYSVWISEIMLQQTQVDRVISYYLRWMQRFPTLESVSIASYEELLRLWEGMGYYSRVKFIHKTSKIILNQLGGQFPENLDELLKLPGIGPYTAGAIMSIAFNQNYPLVDGNVIRILARIFNIENSVERRETKNYIWKKAEELILPGKARWLNQALMELGALICTPKSPTCYECPVQKPCLSFHLGCTEQRPVVQPSKKAIPIKVVVGVLQKDGLFFIQQRPANGLMADLWEFPGGKINQGEKPEDALVREFQEELQFSIQVEKKITTLKHGYTNFSVTLHAYLCKLIPENQSPILHFASDYRWIKSEDFRAYAFPAANRRLINLLIKL is encoded by the coding sequence ATGGAAACGAGTCTGCTCCACCATCAAATATCTTTACCTTTGGTGAATTGGTTTGATACTCATCAAAGAAAACTTCCCTGGCGTGAGGAATATTCTCCCTATTCAGTATGGATTTCTGAAATCATGCTCCAACAAACTCAAGTCGACCGGGTTATTTCCTACTATCTCCGCTGGATGCAACGATTCCCTACCCTTGAATCGGTATCAATAGCTTCTTATGAGGAGTTATTAAGGCTATGGGAAGGGATGGGGTACTATTCCAGGGTGAAATTTATTCATAAAACATCGAAAATTATTTTAAATCAGCTTGGTGGCCAATTTCCCGAGAACCTTGATGAGCTTCTTAAACTTCCTGGTATAGGACCCTACACGGCGGGTGCCATCATGAGTATTGCTTTTAATCAAAATTATCCTCTGGTTGATGGGAACGTAATACGGATTCTTGCTCGAATTTTTAATATTGAAAATTCAGTTGAACGGAGAGAAACCAAAAATTATATTTGGAAAAAAGCTGAGGAACTGATTCTTCCCGGGAAGGCTCGATGGCTTAATCAGGCATTAATGGAATTAGGGGCGCTTATTTGTACACCCAAATCTCCGACTTGTTATGAGTGCCCAGTTCAAAAACCTTGTTTGAGTTTTCATCTTGGTTGTACTGAACAAAGGCCAGTAGTTCAACCTTCAAAAAAGGCCATTCCAATAAAAGTGGTTGTGGGAGTTCTTCAAAAAGATGGTTTGTTCTTTATTCAACAAAGACCTGCAAATGGTTTGATGGCAGATTTATGGGAATTTCCTGGTGGAAAAATAAACCAGGGAGAAAAACCCGAAGATGCTTTAGTTCGGGAATTTCAAGAAGAACTTCAATTTAGTATTCAAGTGGAAAAAAAAATAACAACTTTGAAGCATGGATATACTAACTTTTCGGTGACTCTTCATGCTTATTTGTGTAAGTTAATTCCAGAAAATCAATCACCGATTCTCCATTTTGCGTCTGACTATCGCTGGATCAAATCCGAAGATTTCAGAGCTTACGCTTTTCCTGCTGCTAATCGCCGATTAATAAATTTATTAATTAAACTATAG
- the yitJ_1 gene encoding Bifunctional homocysteine S-methyltransferase/5,10-methylenetetrahydrofolate reductase — MLANLLSKKNLVLDGAMGTRLQKAGLPAGHLPDEWNISHPNLVYNIIHSYVEAGSDIVQTNTFGSNRLILKKYGLEGKINEINRQAVKIAREALDSSTLLCGSLGPVGDFIEPYGDLTKKEVQDVVKEQVEILLSEGIEIFNLETFISSVESIAATETILELGGEVISSFTFEPRDDGRFTTLMGETPEKIAHIFQSYPIAVLGANCGTGMKQMIKIAGVYRSYYPGYLLCKPNAGIPKVQGNQVLYTETPEDFAKGTKELLNLNINLIGGCCGTTEKHIRAIAEVVHQS, encoded by the coding sequence ATGCTTGCCAATTTACTATCAAAAAAGAATTTGGTGCTCGATGGAGCCATGGGAACTCGTTTACAAAAAGCCGGATTACCGGCTGGCCATCTTCCTGACGAATGGAATATTTCTCACCCCAACCTGGTCTATAATATTATTCACAGTTATGTTGAAGCCGGTTCAGATATCGTACAAACCAATACTTTTGGATCCAATCGCTTAATTCTTAAAAAATATGGTTTAGAAGGAAAAATCAATGAAATCAATCGTCAAGCAGTTAAAATTGCCCGGGAGGCTCTTGATTCTTCTACACTCCTTTGTGGTTCATTAGGACCAGTTGGAGATTTTATTGAACCTTACGGTGACCTTACCAAAAAAGAAGTTCAAGATGTTGTCAAAGAGCAAGTAGAAATTCTTCTTTCTGAAGGAATCGAAATTTTTAATTTAGAAACTTTTATATCATCAGTTGAATCAATAGCTGCTACCGAAACTATTTTAGAACTAGGTGGCGAAGTTATTTCCAGCTTTACTTTTGAACCCCGAGATGACGGGCGATTTACCACGTTGATGGGTGAAACACCAGAAAAAATTGCCCATATTTTTCAATCCTATCCGATCGCTGTTCTGGGTGCCAATTGCGGTACAGGTATGAAACAAATGATTAAAATAGCAGGTGTATATCGGTCTTATTACCCTGGTTATCTTTTATGTAAACCGAATGCTGGTATACCGAAAGTTCAAGGTAACCAGGTTCTTTATACCGAAACACCAGAAGATTTTGCTAAAGGTACAAAGGAACTCCTCAATTTGAATATCAACCTGATTGGGGGATGTTGTGGAACTACCGAAAAACACATTCGAGCAATTGCCGAGGTTGTCCATCAATCATAA